The Halostagnicola kamekurae sequence GATCTCGGGCGGTAGTCGATTGGCTCGTCGCTTCGACTGATCGCCGCTAATCGTCGGGACTCGATCGCCGTCCAGCACCGTCGATTCGGCCGCCTGAGAACCGGTACTTTCAGCCACCTCGCTAGCAACGGCTTCCGCGTTTTCGATCGGTAACGGGTCGAGTACACGAAGGCCGGAATCTCTCGGTCACTTTCACTTTCACCATGCGCTGTTGGCGTTGGTATTTTTTGATGGCCTCCGAAGGTGTTGACGCGTCCGTTCGGCGAGCACCGGCGGGCGCTCCACAGATACCAATGCGTTGTGACTGTCCCCACGCGGATTCGAACTCGGACCCGGACGCGGAGTCCGAACCGGCTTCGAACGCCGCTCGGCCGACGCTCGAGTCGAATCGCACGCATCACCTGCTGACGGTGGTCGAATTGTTGCTCTCGGCCGCGACGTTTGCGCTCTCGCTGTCGGTCGCGCTCGGGTGGCTCTAACCTCCCGAATCGTTCGTTTCGGAGCGTAATCGACGAGAAACGAGGATGATGTACGCCCCGGAGAGGCCGAGCAAGAGGAGTCCGATCCCGACCCGAATCCCAGAGGTTCCCAGAATGACGAACAACCACCCGACGGCAGCGCCGCCGTAGCCCCACGCGAGAGACGCGTACCCGTAGGCCGCGTGGAGCGTGCCGACGGCGAGGAACGTCCCGGCGAACACCCACATCGCGACGGTCGTCGCCTCGATGCCGACGATAGTCCGGCTCACGATCGTGCCGTAGCCCAGACACGCCATCGCGATCACGGTCCCGACGCCGATCGCGGTTCCCTGGACGTCGACCGTTTCGATCGTCTCTGCCATAGCCCCCGTTTCGACCCCGCGGAAATAGCGGTGACGGTTCGACGGGACTGGATGGCATCTACCAGAACTGCACCGAAAGAGGTCAGAACTGCATCGAAAGAGGGCAGAACAGCAGTTCGAGGCGTCAGGTGAACAGGTTCTGGAAGACGTCCCCGAACAGGATCAGGAGTATGCCGCCGAGGATGACGAGGCCCAGGAAGGTAAAGAAGATGATCGCCGCCTGTCGCCCGGTGAGCGCATCCCCCGAGAGGAACTCGTCTAAAGCCATACGCGATCGTTCACCGCCCTATCGCTTAAATCGAGGGTGTCGTTCTCACGGAGGGGGATTTCAGAGCGTCCGATACCGTCCGCGACGTTCGCTGACCTCCCCGTGTCGCGTGAGCTTTTCGAGGGCTTTCCGGACGTACTCCGCCGAGACGCCTCGATTGCCGGCGTACGTGACGACCTCGTCTTCGGTCGGCTCCTCGAGTTCCTCGAGCGCGCGGGTGACGACGTCCTTCTTGGACCCGCGCCGATTCGGCCCGCGAGGGTCGCGTTCGCCGGCGGCGTCGATCTGTTCGGCGTCGAGCCCGGATGACTCGAGATACGCCGTCTCGTCGATGACGCCGCCGTCGACTCTGGTCTCGAGGGTCGCGTAGGAGTCGAGTTCGGCGAATGTCTCTCCCTCGCCCTGACGGTTCGCGAGCATCGACGCGCGAACGTCGCGCGCGTGATCGGCGTCTTCGGTTTCGACGAACTTCTTTCGTTTCTCGTAGGCCCGGCGCGACCCACAGCGGGGACACTGGGTCGTCTCCGAGCGCCCCTCGAGCAACCAGAGATGCGAGCACTCGCTACAGCCGACGACGGCGTACATGTCCGCACCTGGGTTCCGGTCGTAGTTTAACGTTCGGCAAGCGGAGCGAAAGTGAACGAGTGCCCGTAATCGCCCGAATCGAGCGTTGGGTCCCGATTCATGGTGATCCCTGCGTTCAGACGACAGATCGATGGCATCAGTAAAGGCGCCCCGCGTCGAACGCACGCGTATGGAACGTGTTTCGCTTTCGGACAGTGATACTGCGGAAGCCGCAGACGGCGTGTCGCTCGCACTGCTGGCCGGTTCCGATTCGATGAACGTCCAGCACTTCGAAATCGACCCCGGCGCCACAGTCGAGGAACACAGTCATCCGCACGAACAGACCGGCTTCATCTACGAGGGCGAACTCACCTTCCGCGTCGACGGCGAGGAGATCGTCTGCGGTCCCGGCGACTCCTACGCGATTCCGGGCGAGCAGCCCCACGCCGCGACCAACCGTGGCGACGATCCGGTTCGC is a genomic window containing:
- a CDS encoding DUF5817 domain-containing protein gives rise to the protein MYAVVGCSECSHLWLLEGRSETTQCPRCGSRRAYEKRKKFVETEDADHARDVRASMLANRQGEGETFAELDSYATLETRVDGGVIDETAYLESSGLDAEQIDAAGERDPRGPNRRGSKKDVVTRALEELEEPTEDEVVTYAGNRGVSAEYVRKALEKLTRHGEVSERRGRYRTL
- a CDS encoding cupin domain-containing protein; this encodes MERVSLSDSDTAEAADGVSLALLAGSDSMNVQHFEIDPGATVEEHSHPHEQTGFIYEGELTFRVDGEEIVCGPGDSYAIPGEQPHAATNRGDDPVRGVDIFSPPRENPSWRDPSSE